The Peribacillus simplex genome contains a region encoding:
- a CDS encoding GntR family transcriptional regulator — protein sequence MAGIHLKPIEKERTTQDKVYKQIKQAILFGGITGDEIFTEVQLAERLNTSRTPVRAAIQDLVKEGLLVSIPRKGLTVRKITPEEQDEIFLLRSAIEVESVKKLTKEITSPEQLRLLKLILKQQEEALQNDDAISFIRLDHEFHLSLTRLANFTIIEQVLNNLHNLTQLMGLKAVSKHGRMKKVLMEHNQIIQALEEKNPELASQAILNHLEKTKETLIIVDNS from the coding sequence ATGGCAGGAATCCATTTAAAACCAATCGAAAAGGAAAGAACAACGCAAGATAAAGTATATAAGCAAATTAAACAAGCGATTTTATTTGGTGGTATTACCGGTGATGAAATATTTACAGAAGTTCAATTAGCGGAAAGGTTAAATACTTCAAGAACGCCGGTAAGGGCAGCTATTCAAGATTTGGTGAAGGAAGGATTACTAGTCTCTATTCCGAGGAAGGGATTAACGGTAAGAAAGATTACACCAGAGGAACAGGATGAAATCTTTTTACTAAGAAGTGCTATTGAAGTTGAATCGGTGAAAAAACTAACAAAAGAAATTACATCACCTGAACAACTGAGGTTACTTAAATTAATTCTGAAGCAACAAGAAGAAGCATTGCAAAATGATGATGCCATTAGTTTCATAAGGCTAGACCATGAGTTTCATCTCTCGCTGACAAGACTAGCAAATTTCACCATAATAGAGCAAGTCTTGAACAATCTGCATAACCTTACTCAGCTTATGGGTTTAAAAGCAGTCAGTAAACATGGGAGAATGAAGAAAGTTTTGATGGAACATAATCAGATTATCCAGGCTTTAGAAGAAAAAAATCCCGAACTAGCTTCACAGGCGATTTTAAATCATTTAGAAAAAACAAAAGAAACATTAATTATTGTTGATAATTCCTGA
- a CDS encoding polysaccharide deacetylase family protein, whose amino-acid sequence MKKVAMFFLCLLLLNLSSQVFAQRKVPILVYHSIDEFTGQGSKELYVTPKNFEEQMIYLRDHGYTLLTFDRWHDIKKVNKPIFITFDDGYKNNLNAFAIFQRLKNEHFKPSGTIFVISDFIGRSNRLSKSDLKMMADSGMISIQSHTATHPDLTKIENYEYELKGSKDNIQKITGKPVNALAYPYGNFNDKVVAETKKYYLFGLTTTPELFSEKGIKDELYLLPRIYIKYSTTLDDFAKIVDKE is encoded by the coding sequence ATGAAAAAGGTTGCAATGTTTTTCCTATGTCTTCTTCTCTTAAATCTTTCATCACAAGTTTTTGCTCAACGAAAAGTGCCTATTTTAGTTTACCATTCGATTGACGAGTTTACTGGGCAGGGTTCTAAGGAGCTATATGTAACCCCGAAGAATTTCGAGGAACAAATGATTTATTTAAGAGACCATGGCTACACATTATTAACTTTTGATCGGTGGCATGACATTAAAAAAGTAAACAAACCCATTTTCATTACCTTTGATGACGGATATAAAAACAATCTGAATGCATTTGCTATCTTTCAAAGACTTAAAAACGAACATTTTAAACCAAGTGGCACCATTTTTGTTATTTCTGACTTTATCGGCCGCTCAAACCGATTATCGAAATCGGATTTAAAAATGATGGCTGATTCGGGTATGATCTCAATCCAGTCCCATACTGCTACACATCCTGATTTGACGAAAATAGAAAATTATGAATATGAACTGAAAGGGTCAAAAGATAACATTCAAAAAATAACAGGCAAACCAGTTAATGCTCTTGCGTATCCATACGGAAATTTCAATGATAAAGTCGTAGCAGAAACGAAGAAATATTATTTGTTTGGACTTACGACAACTCCTGAACTATTTTCTGAGAAGGGCATTAAAGACGAACTTTATCTTTTACCACGAATTTATATCAAGTATTCAACTACTCTTGATGACTTTGCAAAGATAGTTGACAAAGAATGA
- a CDS encoding flavin reductase family protein: MDDRNFRNAMGKFATGVTVITTLLEDEAHGMTANAFMSVSLNPRLVLISIGEKAKMLDKINESGKFAVNILSDDQKELSMHFAGQIKENRQIEFGWINELPVIKNALANIVCKVHSKQIAGDHILFIGEVTELVINEGAPLAFYEGKYGKILS, translated from the coding sequence ATGGATGATAGAAACTTTAGAAATGCAATGGGGAAATTTGCTACAGGAGTAACAGTGATCACAACACTTTTAGAAGATGAAGCACATGGTATGACGGCGAATGCATTTATGTCAGTTTCCCTTAATCCAAGATTGGTCTTAATATCCATAGGCGAAAAAGCTAAAATGCTGGATAAAATTAATGAGTCTGGAAAATTTGCTGTAAATATATTGTCTGATGATCAAAAAGAGTTATCCATGCATTTTGCGGGACAGATTAAAGAAAACCGTCAGATTGAATTTGGCTGGATAAATGAACTGCCAGTAATAAAAAATGCTTTAGCAAACATCGTATGTAAGGTCCATAGTAAACAAATAGCTGGGGACCATATACTCTTTATTGGAGAAGTAACTGAACTCGTCATTAACGAAGGGGCACCACTAGCCTTCTATGAAGGGAAATACGGCAAAATACTCAGCTAA
- a CDS encoding DoxX family protein — MFIDLLKLNKNVSILLAVLRVYLGYTWVMAGWGKLTGGQFDASGFLQDALANSTGDHPAVQGWWVAFLENVAIPNVEIFNTLVPWGEFLVGIGLLLGCFTKTAVFFGLVMNFSYLFSGTTSTNPQLVLLSMFILVSAMNAGRYGVDGMIIPTLKEKLFANRTIEEKNVA, encoded by the coding sequence ATGTTTATTGATCTTTTAAAGCTTAACAAAAATGTCTCCATTCTTTTGGCTGTGTTACGTGTGTATCTCGGATATACATGGGTTATGGCTGGCTGGGGGAAGTTAACAGGCGGACAATTTGATGCTTCTGGTTTCTTACAGGATGCGTTGGCAAATTCGACTGGAGATCATCCGGCTGTTCAGGGATGGTGGGTTGCATTCCTCGAGAATGTAGCCATTCCTAATGTCGAGATATTCAATACGTTAGTACCTTGGGGAGAATTCCTCGTCGGGATAGGTTTATTGCTGGGTTGTTTCACTAAAACAGCTGTCTTTTTTGGTCTGGTTATGAACTTCTCTTATTTGTTTAGTGGCACGACAAGTACCAATCCACAACTTGTTCTATTATCAATGTTTATCCTTGTTTCTGCTATGAATGCAGGAAGATATGGGGTAGATGGTATGATTATACCTACTCTTAAAGAAAAACTATTTGCTAACAGAACAATAGAGGAAAAAAATGTAGCCTAA
- the ltrA gene encoding group II intron reverse transcriptase/maturase, whose product MLMEQILERENLIQALKRVERNKGSHGVDGMPVQNLRPHLVTEWYNMKTALLQGTYQPQPVRRIEIPKPNGGVRLLGIPTVLDRFIQQAIAQILTKIYDSTFSENSYGFRPNKQGHQAVRKAKSYITEGYTWVVDMDLEKFFDKVNHDKLMGMLERKIEDKRVLKLIRKFLQAGIMIGGLFHKSEEGTPQGGPLSPILSNIMLDDLDKELEKRNLRFVRYADDSTIFVKTRKAAKRAMGNISNFIENNLKLKVNYEKSKYDRPWNRTFLGFSFTKSKNPKVLLAKQTVKRVKKRIREMTSRKSPIPMKLRINKLKQYLRGWMGYFALIDTPNVLKNLDSWIRRRLRMCLWKQWKLPRTRVRKLKGLGVPLGKAYEWGNSRKGYWRIAHSPILDKILNNVYWLHQGLVNLYERYTKLRQT is encoded by the coding sequence ATGTTAATGGAACAGATACTAGAGAGGGAAAACTTAATACAGGCATTGAAGCGTGTAGAAAGAAATAAGGGAAGCCATGGTGTAGATGGAATGCCGGTTCAAAACCTGAGACCGCACCTCGTAACCGAATGGTACAACATGAAAACTGCCCTTTTACAGGGTACCTATCAACCGCAGCCCGTCCGTCGTATCGAAATCCCGAAACCAAACGGCGGAGTTCGGCTATTGGGTATTCCAACCGTTCTAGACCGTTTCATTCAACAAGCCATTGCCCAAATATTGACCAAGATATATGACTCAACCTTTTCGGAGAATAGCTATGGGTTTCGCCCTAACAAACAAGGGCACCAGGCGGTTCGAAAGGCAAAGTCCTATATAACCGAAGGTTATACATGGGTAGTGGATATGGACTTGGAGAAGTTCTTCGATAAAGTGAATCATGACAAGCTCATGGGAATGTTAGAGCGGAAAATTGAAGATAAACGAGTTCTCAAACTGATTCGTAAATTCCTTCAAGCAGGCATTATGATAGGCGGACTTTTTCATAAAAGTGAGGAGGGAACTCCGCAAGGAGGTCCGTTAAGTCCTATATTATCTAATATCATGTTAGACGATTTAGATAAAGAACTAGAGAAACGTAATCTTCGATTCGTAAGGTATGCGGATGACAGTACTATCTTTGTGAAGACACGAAAAGCCGCTAAACGTGCAATGGGAAATATCTCAAACTTCATTGAAAATAATCTGAAGCTAAAGGTCAACTACGAGAAGTCGAAGTATGATCGCCCTTGGAACAGAACGTTTCTCGGTTTTAGTTTCACGAAGTCAAAGAACCCGAAGGTTCTACTGGCTAAACAAACGGTGAAGAGAGTAAAGAAACGAATCAGGGAAATGACCTCGAGGAAATCACCGATACCCATGAAACTCCGAATAAATAAGTTAAAGCAATACCTTAGAGGTTGGATGGGGTATTTCGCCCTCATTGATACTCCGAACGTATTGAAGAATTTAGATTCATGGATTCGAAGAAGACTCAGGATGTGCCTATGGAAACAATGGAAATTACCAAGAACGAGGGTGAGGAAACTCAAAGGATTAGGCGTCCCACTTGGAAAAGCATATGAATGGGGAAATAGCAGAAAGGGTTATTGGCGCATAGCGCATAGTCCTATTCTAGACAAAATCCTTAATAATGTTTATTGGCTCCACCAAGGGTTAGTAAATCTATATGAACGATATACAAAACTACGTCAGACTTAA
- a CDS encoding cyclase produces MDKRVQFDFEIEFTNGGGLQGQDFRLDIDGDDITDEELAKYIVDDMRLLMVGEVRILNKKIINEKHKRKTVD; encoded by the coding sequence ATGGACAAAAGAGTTCAATTCGACTTTGAAATCGAGTTTACTAATGGCGGTGGATTACAGGGACAGGATTTTCGTCTTGATATTGATGGAGATGACATAACTGATGAAGAGTTAGCGAAGTATATCGTAGACGATATGAGGTTGCTAATGGTTGGGGAAGTGAGGATACTCAACAAAAAAATAATTAATGAAAAGCATAAACGAAAAACTGTTGATTAG
- a CDS encoding IclR family transcriptional regulator, which produces MQNKTVVRSMDILTLFLTHSKLSLNEIVHFSGIPKTSVFRMVMSLEEMGLLDKDRDGKYSLGLLFLQFGHLVAERFDIRKVALPTMQKLHDKVGEAVNLIVQDGKEAICIEKLDKKQHVRHYTAIGRRMPLYAGACSRVILAFQPQYEQEQYLEQTELKSVASGTITDKERLRILLEESQKTGFTVSHSELENYISAVAAPIFDYKGYIIAGISVAGLEVNYQKDLLPPLVEKVKSAALEISRNVGYTDKHLCLG; this is translated from the coding sequence ATGCAAAATAAGACAGTCGTCAGATCAATGGATATCCTTACTCTTTTCTTGACTCATTCAAAGCTAAGTCTGAATGAAATCGTACATTTTTCAGGGATACCGAAAACATCTGTTTTTCGAATGGTAATGTCACTTGAAGAGATGGGTCTTCTTGATAAAGATAGAGATGGAAAGTATTCGCTTGGACTTTTATTTCTTCAGTTTGGCCATTTAGTAGCTGAACGGTTCGATATTCGAAAAGTAGCTTTGCCGACTATGCAAAAACTTCATGATAAGGTAGGGGAAGCTGTTAATCTCATCGTTCAAGACGGCAAAGAGGCAATCTGCATCGAAAAGCTGGATAAAAAACAGCATGTAAGGCATTATACGGCAATCGGCCGGAGAATGCCGCTTTATGCCGGAGCGTGTTCACGTGTCATTCTCGCTTTTCAGCCACAGTATGAGCAGGAACAATATTTAGAGCAAACCGAACTGAAGTCAGTCGCATCTGGAACGATTACAGATAAAGAGAGACTTCGTATTCTTTTAGAAGAGTCTCAAAAAACGGGATTTACGGTCAGTCACTCGGAACTTGAAAATTATATATCTGCGGTAGCAGCCCCTATTTTTGATTACAAAGGTTATATCATAGCGGGCATTAGTGTTGCAGGTCTTGAGGTGAATTACCAAAAGGATTTGTTGCCTCCATTGGTTGAAAAGGTTAAGAGTGCAGCACTCGAGATTTCAAGGAATGTTGGATATACCGATAAACATCTTTGCTTAGGCTGA
- a CDS encoding transposase → MDGIHGVNKAAAATFIAEMGVDMSVFKSAKHLAS, encoded by the coding sequence ATGGATGGTATACATGGTGTGAACAAAGCTGCGGCAGCTACTTTTATTGCGGAGATGGGTGTTGATATGTCCGTATTTAAGTCAGCAAAACATCTTGCCTCTTGA
- a CDS encoding FAD synthetase family protein yields MALGFFDGVHLGHQSLLMQTKKIAEKNNLKFTAMTFDPHPNEVIKLEKDLRYLTPLALKIERMAAIGVDKLFVIKFNLSFASLLPSDFIKQYVLGLQAKHIVVGFDFTFGNKAQGTADYLLKMSKNNPFDVTVISKQVHNGEKISSTIIRKIVRDGDVHLVPYYMGHHFEIKGVVYSSNRHKHEKKKNMEFYTENKYILPAPGVYSVEIKTWNRTCHGLFIRYGSSRKNDEISGQIIEMLKGGVVEEVTVKFLKQIPFESKSQWSSNFEEVIK; encoded by the coding sequence ATGGCATTAGGTTTTTTTGACGGTGTTCATTTAGGTCATCAATCACTGTTAATGCAAACCAAGAAAATAGCCGAAAAGAACAATCTTAAATTCACGGCGATGACCTTCGATCCACATCCAAATGAAGTAATCAAATTGGAGAAAGATTTGAGATATTTAACTCCCCTAGCTTTAAAGATTGAAAGAATGGCTGCCATTGGAGTGGATAAACTCTTTGTCATAAAGTTTAATTTATCATTTGCTTCCCTTTTGCCATCTGATTTTATTAAACAATATGTTTTAGGTCTTCAAGCTAAACACATAGTGGTAGGATTTGACTTTACCTTTGGTAATAAAGCTCAGGGGACTGCTGATTATTTGCTGAAAATGAGCAAAAACAACCCTTTTGATGTGACCGTCATTTCAAAACAGGTACATAATGGCGAAAAAATAAGTTCAACCATAATTAGGAAAATAGTAAGGGACGGGGATGTCCACCTTGTTCCTTACTATATGGGACATCATTTTGAAATTAAAGGGGTCGTTTATAGTTCAAATAGACATAAACACGAGAAAAAGAAAAATATGGAGTTCTATACCGAAAATAAGTATATCCTGCCAGCACCAGGTGTATACAGTGTAGAAATCAAAACCTGGAACAGAACTTGTCATGGGTTATTTATAAGATATGGGTCCAGCAGGAAAAATGATGAAATAAGCGGTCAAATTATAGAAATGCTGAAGGGAGGTGTTGTCGAAGAAGTGACAGTTAAATTTTTAAAACAGATACCTTTTGAGTCAAAGTCTCAGTGGAGTTCAAATTTTGAGGAGGTTATAAAATGA
- a CDS encoding S8 family serine peptidase, whose translation MKKKILHTVLSIAVGAGILSVGGVPTQAKSQNQEMNNTYAIAFKSGLPENYQEVIRKAGGKVTKVLPEVGGIEAQSDEPAFLKNLKGNSSIEAANREIPLTLDKTAVSPYNYESSIISQQNSESYWDSQWDIQRVTNGGKSYDLETGGYENKDGSITHKAVVGVIDTGIDESHPDLKNNIIGGRNLVPAGMDESETGDPTDIKDRNGHGTHVAGIIGANGKVNGVGPDLGIRSYRVLYSEQALGLPAWIIDGIIAATNDKVDVINMSLRFYNNTKMTIEGESYKSVAETLLWKRAIQYAVKNGVTVVAGSGNESLNLDDKKEVNEFLNKLYEPYGMSVKGPATVVPAQMPGVINVSASTKWSTQQLAFYSNYGNSAIDVAAPGGDYGPKYAETNDPAAADPSNLILSTWPTYLGTSYEFNAGTSMATPQVAGIAGVIKAAHPEYNPAQVTARIKQTALDHGKKGQDALFGSGEANAYRALENIKK comes from the coding sequence ATGAAAAAGAAAATTCTACATACGGTACTTTCGATTGCAGTAGGAGCAGGGATATTGTCCGTTGGTGGTGTTCCTACCCAAGCTAAGAGTCAAAATCAGGAGATGAATAACACATACGCAATAGCATTTAAAAGTGGATTACCAGAGAATTATCAAGAGGTAATACGGAAGGCTGGTGGTAAAGTAACCAAAGTTCTTCCTGAAGTTGGAGGAATAGAAGCACAATCTGACGAGCCTGCTTTTCTTAAAAACCTAAAAGGTAATTCTTCAATAGAAGCTGCTAACAGAGAAATCCCCCTAACCTTAGACAAAACAGCAGTCAGCCCTTACAACTATGAGTCTAGTATCATCAGCCAGCAAAATTCAGAGAGTTATTGGGACTCCCAATGGGATATTCAAAGGGTGACCAACGGCGGGAAATCATATGATTTAGAAACAGGCGGATATGAAAATAAAGATGGTAGTATTACTCATAAAGCAGTGGTGGGAGTTATTGATACTGGAATTGATGAGTCTCATCCTGACTTAAAAAATAATATAATAGGTGGACGTAATCTTGTTCCTGCTGGAATGGATGAATCTGAAACAGGTGATCCTACTGATATAAAAGATCGCAATGGGCACGGTACTCACGTTGCTGGGATCATTGGCGCAAATGGTAAAGTAAACGGTGTAGGACCAGATCTAGGAATCCGATCCTATCGAGTATTATACTCAGAGCAAGCCCTTGGATTACCAGCTTGGATTATAGATGGAATTATTGCAGCAACAAATGACAAGGTAGATGTTATTAATATGTCTCTTCGTTTCTATAATAATACCAAAATGACAATTGAGGGAGAAAGTTATAAATCAGTAGCTGAAACGTTACTTTGGAAGAGAGCTATTCAATATGCAGTAAAGAATGGAGTAACTGTAGTAGCCGGTAGTGGTAATGAAAGTTTAAATTTAGATGACAAGAAGGAAGTAAACGAATTTTTAAATAAACTGTACGAACCATATGGAATGAGCGTGAAAGGGCCTGCAACTGTAGTACCAGCACAAATGCCAGGAGTCATTAATGTGTCTGCCTCCACAAAATGGTCAACTCAACAGCTTGCTTTCTACTCCAATTATGGAAACAGTGCCATTGACGTGGCAGCTCCCGGAGGGGATTATGGGCCTAAATATGCAGAAACCAATGACCCTGCGGCGGCTGATCCAAGTAACTTAATCCTAAGTACTTGGCCTACCTATTTAGGTACTTCATATGAGTTTAATGCTGGTACTTCCATGGCCACTCCTCAAGTAGCTGGAATTGCAGGAGTTATTAAGGCGGCTCATCCGGAGTATAATCCTGCCCAGGTAACAGCACGTATTAAGCAAACAGCTCTTGACCATGGAAAGAAAGGACAAGATGCTTTGTTTGGTTCAGGAGAAGCAAATGCTTATAGAGCATTAGAAAATATAAAGAAGTAG
- a CDS encoding carbon-nitrogen family hydrolase: MKIASIQLEIKDSESKNARIDRVESMIDGLKGQDLIVLPETWATGYFSFDRYMDESEELNGNFVQRFSSKAKEVHSYIFAGSFIEKNNGKYYNTSVLFSPDGTLIGTYRKMHLFRYGSKEGQILTRGNETTVVDTEFGKVGLSTCYDLRFPELYRAEVNLGAELLLVTSAWPHRRLEHWKLFNSVRALENQCFLISSNCVGHTNDVLLAGHSQVVDPWGIVVAAGGDEETIVKTEIDPSQVTKIRDVFPNLKHRVLDGQEEFS, encoded by the coding sequence ATGAAAATTGCATCAATACAATTGGAGATTAAAGATAGTGAATCCAAAAATGCCCGCATAGATCGCGTGGAGTCTATGATTGACGGATTAAAAGGACAAGATTTAATAGTTTTGCCAGAAACGTGGGCAACGGGGTACTTTTCTTTTGATCGTTATATGGACGAATCGGAAGAATTGAATGGGAATTTTGTACAACGTTTCTCCTCAAAGGCAAAAGAAGTTCATTCATATATATTTGCAGGCAGTTTTATAGAAAAAAATAATGGAAAATACTACAACACTAGTGTTCTATTTTCTCCTGATGGGACACTTATAGGAACCTATCGAAAAATGCATTTATTTCGTTATGGTTCAAAAGAAGGTCAAATATTGACGAGAGGAAATGAAACAACTGTAGTGGATACAGAATTCGGGAAAGTGGGCTTATCAACTTGCTATGATTTGCGATTTCCTGAATTGTATCGTGCAGAAGTGAATTTAGGAGCAGAATTACTTCTTGTTACATCTGCTTGGCCACATAGAAGGCTGGAGCATTGGAAGTTATTCAATTCAGTCCGAGCATTGGAAAACCAGTGTTTCTTGATTTCTAGTAATTGTGTTGGTCATACTAATGACGTCCTTTTAGCTGGTCATAGTCAAGTGGTTGATCCATGGGGGATTGTTGTGGCTGCTGGAGGAGATGAAGAAACGATTGTAAAAACAGAGATTGATCCATCTCAGGTTACTAAAATTCGTGATGTATTCCCTAATTTGAAGCACCGAGTTTTAGATGGACAGGAGGAATTCAGTTGA
- a CDS encoding 4-hydroxyphenylacetate 3-hydroxylase family protein, with amino-acid sequence MVRTGKEYLQTLKDDRAIYINGERVQDVAAHPAFTGIIDTIAGLYDLASDESQNMTYKTEDGTLANKIYMIPRSREELKERRLAISKWSEATCGFVGRSPDHVASFLAAFASSPEVFDRGGEGYGNNVLNFYKHVRDGDLYVTYVIIPPQIDRSKAAHEQEDKFLPVGVYEEREDGIIVRGSQMLGTASAVSDYLFVSCLTPLRPGDEDYALSFVLPIHAKGLKFYARPGYAEKSPSTFDYPLSSRFDESDSLVVFDDVFIPWKDIFVYKNIDIVRAQFHETPAHILGNNQAQIRFSNKLKFLIGAARKVSAMNGIDKIPSVQEKLGELASIAASVEGNLLASEYNCIIDKNGVARPNPRFLYGVVGQQETIYASTIKILRELCGGGVLQLPSSYKELINPETKDDMYQYIRSTGVGAEEKVKLFKLVWDIIGSEFGGRHQQYELFYNGAPFVTKGFSFRNYGYDEPVQMVDKFLESYSLPTQVKELI; translated from the coding sequence ATGGTTAGAACAGGTAAAGAATATTTACAGACATTGAAAGATGATAGAGCGATCTACATAAATGGGGAACGAGTACAGGATGTGGCGGCCCATCCAGCTTTTACAGGAATTATAGATACCATTGCAGGCTTATACGATTTAGCATCAGATGAATCTCAGAATATGACATACAAAACTGAGGACGGTACACTGGCAAATAAAATTTATATGATTCCAAGGAGTCGGGAAGAACTTAAAGAGAGAAGATTGGCGATTTCTAAATGGTCTGAAGCAACATGTGGATTTGTCGGAAGAAGCCCTGATCATGTCGCCAGCTTTTTGGCTGCCTTTGCCAGTTCACCCGAAGTGTTTGATCGTGGTGGAGAAGGTTATGGGAATAATGTTTTGAATTTCTATAAACATGTTCGAGATGGGGATCTATATGTAACATACGTTATTATTCCACCACAAATTGATCGAAGTAAAGCAGCTCATGAGCAGGAAGATAAATTTCTCCCGGTTGGAGTGTACGAAGAAAGAGAGGATGGAATTATTGTTCGGGGTTCTCAAATGCTCGGTACTGCATCAGCAGTATCAGATTACTTATTTGTAAGCTGCCTTACACCACTCAGACCTGGTGATGAAGATTATGCCTTGTCTTTTGTACTACCGATTCATGCAAAAGGATTAAAATTTTATGCAAGGCCTGGTTATGCTGAAAAATCACCAAGCACATTTGATTACCCATTATCTTCTCGTTTTGATGAAAGTGATTCATTAGTTGTTTTTGACGATGTATTTATTCCTTGGAAAGATATTTTCGTTTACAAAAATATTGACATCGTGAGAGCTCAGTTCCATGAAACACCAGCTCATATATTAGGCAATAATCAAGCGCAAATAAGATTTAGCAATAAATTGAAATTTTTGATTGGTGCCGCCCGAAAAGTTTCTGCGATGAATGGAATTGATAAAATCCCTTCAGTCCAAGAGAAATTAGGGGAACTTGCATCTATTGCGGCTTCTGTAGAAGGTAACCTTTTAGCTTCTGAATACAATTGTATCATCGACAAAAACGGTGTGGCACGACCGAATCCACGTTTTCTTTATGGAGTAGTGGGTCAACAGGAAACCATTTATGCTTCCACCATTAAAATTTTAAGGGAGTTATGCGGTGGAGGTGTTTTACAATTACCATCTTCATATAAAGAACTCATCAATCCTGAAACGAAAGATGATATGTATCAATATATACGTTCTACGGGAGTTGGGGCTGAGGAGAAAGTTAAATTATTTAAGTTAGTGTGGGATATCATTGGTTCAGAATTCGGAGGCAGGCATCAACAGTATGAATTGTTCTATAATGGTGCACCTTTCGTCACGAAAGGCTTTTCATTTAGGAATTACGGCTATGATGAGCCGGTTCAAATGGTGGATAAATTTTTAGAAAGCTATTCTCTTCCCACTCAGGTGAAAGAACTAATATAA
- a CDS encoding DinB family protein, protein MLIEEYGRGYAMIRKAIEGLAEEGLRFKPAQDKWSIHHILIHVTDVEVLSTSAEKSLGGAEATSAFVLNG, encoded by the coding sequence GTGTTGATTGAAGAGTATGGTCGTGGATACGCAATGATTCGGAAAGCTATCGAAGGATTAGCGGAAGAGGGGCTTCGTTTCAAGCCCGCACAAGACAAGTGGAGCATCCATCACATTCTCATCCATGTGACGGATGTTGAGGTATTGTCTACATCGGCTGAAAAAAGTCTTGGCGGAGCAGAAGCCACTTCTGCTTTCGTTTTGAATGGCTGA
- a CDS encoding DUF2848 family protein — MININVCGRNIVADPKRLLIAGYTGKDQESVKKHIDELKEIGVPAPPQVPMIYDLSTNLITTNKSISVIQESSSGEAEVVIMKIGGKWYLGLGSDHTDRGLEKVSIQKSKQVCSKPISTQFWSLDDVKDRWDDIEMRSWMIVDGVKKEYQTGKLGEFLHPEELLEIIEERGYDSDDMIVFCGTLPIKNGEFIYGEAFSAELYDRLTGNKIQLNYQVHILTDAEVV; from the coding sequence TTGATAAATATTAATGTTTGTGGAAGAAATATTGTCGCAGATCCTAAACGATTACTTATTGCCGGCTATACGGGAAAAGACCAGGAATCTGTAAAAAAACATATTGATGAATTGAAGGAGATCGGCGTTCCAGCTCCTCCACAAGTTCCGATGATTTACGATCTTTCAACAAATCTTATTACGACAAATAAGTCAATTTCAGTTATTCAAGAAAGCAGCAGCGGAGAAGCGGAAGTGGTCATCATGAAAATTGGAGGGAAATGGTATTTAGGGCTAGGTAGTGATCACACTGACCGGGGGCTTGAAAAAGTGTCTATTCAGAAATCCAAACAAGTATGCAGCAAGCCCATTTCAACACAATTTTGGTCCTTGGATGACGTAAAAGATCGATGGGATGACATTGAAATGAGAAGCTGGATGATTGTTGATGGAGTGAAAAAAGAGTACCAGACAGGCAAGCTAGGAGAATTCCTGCATCCTGAAGAATTGCTCGAAATTATCGAGGAACGTGGATATGATAGTGATGATATGATTGTGTTTTGCGGAACATTACCGATTAAAAATGGTGAATTTATTTATGGGGAAGCATTTTCGGCAGAATTATATGATCGTTTAACAGGTAACAAAATTCAATTGAATTATCAGGTTCATATTTTAACGGATGCGGAGGTAGTTTGA